From the genome of Mustela lutreola isolate mMusLut2 chromosome 16, mMusLut2.pri, whole genome shotgun sequence, one region includes:
- the RPL18 gene encoding large ribosomal subunit protein eL18, with product MGVDIRHNKDRKVRRKEPKSQDIYLRLLVKLYRFLARRTNSTFNQVVLKRLFMSRTNRPPLSLSRMIRKMKLPGRENKTAVVVGTITDDVRVQEVPKLKVCALRVSSRARSRILKAGGKILTFDQLALDSPKGCGTVLLSGPRKGREVYRHFGKAPGTPHSHTKPYVRSKGRKFERARGRRASRGYKN from the exons ATG GGAGTCGACATCCGGCACAACAAGGACCGAAAGGTTCGGCGCAAGGAGCCCAAGAGCCAGGACATCTACCTGAGGCTGTTGGTCAAG ttGTACAGATTTCTGGCCAGACGAACCAACTCTACCTTTAACCAAGTCGTGTTGAAGAGGTTGTTCATGAGTCGCACCAACCGGccacctctgtccctctcccgGATG ATCCGGAAGATGAAGCTGCCCGGCCGGGAAAACAAAACCGCTGTGGTTGTAGGGACCATAACCGATGACGTGCGGGTCCAGGAGGTGCCCAAACTGAAG GTATGCGCGCTGCGTGTGAGCAGCCGTGCCCGGAGCCGCATCCTCAAAGCTGGAGGCAAGATCCTCACCTTTGACCAGTTGGCCCTGGACTCCCCCAAGGGCTGTGGCACCGTTTTGCTGTCTG GGCCACGCAAGGGCCGAGAGGTGTACAGGCATTTTGGCAAGGCTCCCGGAACCCCACATAGCCACACCAA ACCCTACGTGAGATCCAAGGGCCGGAAGTTTGAGCGCGCCAGAGGCCGGAGGGCCAGCCGAGGCTACAAAAATTaa
- the FAM83E gene encoding protein FAM83E: MAASQLAALEGEESGAGGLPLTETSPGFLYSEGQRLALEALLSKGVEAFEACMQREGLRPFLSGEELQSLVAAAEDWTASKQPPGRAAEGAPATDRDSGSLTYWPGHSEELVPTLRLGWPEDLAWKGITRAQLYTQPPEEGHPPLKELVRREIQAACKLVAVVMDIFTDPDLLLDLVDAATRRWVPVYLLLDHQRLPAFLTLAQQLGVNPWGTENLDIRVAWGCSFQSRWRRQVSGNVREKFVLLDGHRVISGSYSFTWSDSRLHRGLVTLLTGDIADAFSREFRTLYAASSPLPAAPTQRPFVSTVGGLRLAHSPHRVAHRRSVAPMLPPPHDGPLAQRLAACRVFEGDRQETPAAPGPALSDVLRSVQHARTPSGPPARPSRSLWDLSRLSQLSSSSDGDSEFKTSWGSKDTPAKALMRQRGTGGAPRGETEPHPLSQSQPWGGTLPLHPALRLRYLSPIRRRFGADTASKLLERQGSQQPVRAAQAGLRGQP, from the exons atggcagcctcccagttgGCGGCGCTGGAAGGAGAGGAgtcaggggctgggggactgCCCTTGACGGAGACCAGCCCCGGCTTCCTGTATTCTGAGGGCCAGCGGCTGGCGCTGgaggctctgctgagcaagggCGTGGAGGCATTCGAGGCCTGCATGCAGCGTGAGGGGCTACGGCCCTTCCTGAGCGGGGAAGAGCTCCAGAGCCTGGTGGCGGCAGCTGAGGACTGGACTGCATCCAAGCAGCCGCCCggcagggcagcagagggagcCCCTGCCACCGATCGGGACTCCGGCAGCCTGACTTACTGGCCAGGACATTCAGAGGAGCTGGTGCCCACGCTGCGCCTGGGCTGGCCAGAGGATCTGGCCTGGAAGGGAATCACCCGGGCTCAGCTGTACACTCAGCCCCCCGAAGAGGGCCACCCCCCCCTCAAGGAGCTGGTGCGCCGGGAAATCCAGGCTGCCTGCAAG ctaGTGGCTGTGGTCATGGACATCTTCACTGACCCAGACCTGCTTCTGGACCTGGTAGACGCCGCCACACGTCGCTGGGTGCCTGTCTACCTGCTTCTGGACCACCAGCGGCTGCCTGCCTTCCTGACACTGGCCCAGCAGCTGGGGGTGAACCCCTGGGGCACCGAG AACCTAGATATCCGTGTCGCGTGGGGCTGCAGTTTCCAGAGCCGCTGGCGACGGCAGGTGAGCGGCAATGTGCGGGAGAAGTTTGTGCTGCTGGACGGCCACAGGGTCATCTCCGGATCCTACAG CTTCACATGGAGTGACTCTCGTCTGCACCGTGGCCTGGTGACCCTGCTGACCGGCGACATTGCTGATGCCTTCAGCCGAGAGTTCCGGACACTGTACGCGGCCTCCTCGCCGCTCCCGGctgcgcccacccagcgccccttTGTCAGCACCGTGGGGGGGCTGCGGCTGGCTCACAGCCCCCACCGCGTGGCCCACCGCCGCTCTGTGGCCCCCATGTTACCGCCGCCACACGACGGTCCGCTGGCCCAACGTTTGGCCGCCTGCCGGGTGTTTGAGGGGGACAGGCAGGAGACCCCAGCTGCCCCAGGGCCAGCGCTGAGCGATGTCCTGAGGAGTGTCCAGCACGCCCGGACCCCCAGCGGCCCCCCAGCCCGGCCCAGCCGTTCCCTGTGGGACCTGAGCCGCCTGTCCCAGCTGTCCAGCTCCAGCGACGGGGACAGCGAG TTCAAGACGTCCTGGGGCTCTAAGGACACCCCAGCCAAGGCCCTGATGAGGCAGCGGGGCACTGGCGGGGCCCCCAGGGGTGAGACAGAGCCCCATCCTCTGAGCCAGTCCCAGCCCTGGGGCGGCACCCTGCCCCTCCATCCTGCACTACGCCTCCGCTATCTGTCGCCGATCCGAAGGAGGTTTGGTGCGGATACTGCCTCCAAACTCCTGGAACGCCAAGGCAGCCAGCAGCCAGTTCGGGCTGCCCAGGCAGGACTCAGGGGGCAACCATGA
- the SPACA4 gene encoding sperm acrosome membrane-associated protein 4 has translation MVLGWLLLLVMALPPGTTGAKDCVFCELTDSKQCPGIHMRCGDDEECFTGIGVAPGLGPIINKGCIVSTSCGHEEPVTYMGVTYTLTSTCCYGHMCNRAPNPAGGRTEGVAAGLALGVLLLLPHLL, from the coding sequence ATGGTCCTCGGCTGGCTGCTGCTTCTGGTAATGGCTCTGCCCCCGGGCACCACAGGCGCCAAGGACTGTGTGTTCTGTGAGCTGACTGACTCCAAGCAGTGTCCCGGCATCCACATGCGCTGTGGCGACGATGAGGAATGCTTCACAGGCATCGGGGTGGCCCCGGGCCTCGGCCCCATCATCAACAAAGGCTGCATAGTGTCCACGTCCTGCGGTCACGAGGAGCCGGTCACCTATATGGGCGTCACCTACACGCTCACCTCCACCTGCTGCTACGGCCACATGTGTAACAGGGCCCCCAATCCCGCAGGCGGCCGGACGGAAGGGGTCGCCGCCGGCCTGGCACTGggcgtgctgctgctgctcccaCATTTGCTTTGA
- the SULT2B1 gene encoding sulfotransferase 2B1 has translation MDGPSEPRIPALWDTHENNISELSQKLSGEYFRYKGVPFPVGIYSPESIRMVENADVQDDDIFIITYPKSGTNWMIEILSLILKDGDPSWIRSVPIWKRAPWCETIMGAFSLSDQPSPRLMSSHLPIQLFTKAFFNSKAKVIYMGRNPRDVVVSLYHYSKIAGQLKDPGTPDQFLQNFLKGEVQFGSWFDHIKGWIRMQGKENFLFITYEELQQDLHGSVQRICQFLGRPLGEEALGSVVAHSAFGAMKANAMSNFTLLPPSLLDQRHGAFLRKGVCGDWKNHFTVAQSEAFDRVYREQMRGLPTFPWDVPDDASPDPDPSPSTPEASEPPNP, from the exons CCAGAAGTTGTCCGGCGAATATTTCCGGTACAAGGGCGTCCCCTTCCCCGTTGGCATCTACTCGCCGGAGAGCATCCGCATGGTAGAGAACGCAGACGTTCAGGATGACGACATCTTCATCATCACCTACCCCAAGTCAG GCACCAATTGGATGATTGAGATTCTCAGCTTAATCCTGAAGGATGGGGACCCATCCTGGATCCGCTCGGTGCCCATCTGGAAGCGGGCACCCTGGTGTGAGACCATCATGGGGGCCTTCAGCCTCTCGGACCAGCCCAGCCCCCGCCTCATGAGTTCCCACCTCCCCATCCAGCTCTTCACCAAAGCCTTCTTCAACTCCAAGGCCAAG GTGATCTACATGGGCCGGAACCCCCGGGACGTGGTGGTCTCCCTCTACCATTACTCCAAGATCGCTGGGCAATTGAAGGACCCTGGCACGCCGGACCAGTTCCTGCAGAACTTTCTCAAAGGCGAAG TGCAGTTTGGCTCCTGGTTTGACCATATTAAGGGCTGGATTCGGATGCAGGGCAAAGAGAACTTCCTGTTTATCACCTACGAGGAGCTGCAGCAG GATCTCCACGGCTCCGTGCAGCGCATCTGCCAATTCCTGGGGCGGCCGCTGGGTGAGGAGGCGCTGGGCTCCGTGGTGGCACACTCAGCTTTCGGAGCGATGAAGGCCAACGCCATGTCCAACTTCACACTTCTGCCCCCCAGCCTGCTGGACCAGCGCCATGGTGCCTTCCTCCGGAAAG GGGTTTGCGGCGACTGGAAAAACCACTTCACGGTGGCGCAGAGCGAAGCCTTCGACCGTGTCTACCGCGAGCAGATGCGGGGACTGCCCACCTTCCCCTGGGACGTTCCCGACGACGCCAGCCCGGACCCCGATCCCAGCCCCAGCACCCCCGAAGCCTCCGAGCCCCCCAACCCGTGA